Proteins encoded within one genomic window of uncultured Draconibacterium sp.:
- a CDS encoding efflux RND transporter periplasmic adaptor subunit gives MNTNRKTILIVLSTLAIGLLLGWLIFGGSEAKVTEEHQHEHSAEEVAEETIWTCSMHPQIRQHEPGDCPICGMDLIPIEEEQNGAIAPNAVSMSATAMQLANIQTAVVGAAEPLKVVRLDGKVQEDERLIFSQSSHIPGRIEDLLVNFTGDYVKKGRVIASVYSPDLVTAQEELFEAQKIKDSQPQLFAAAKEKLKNWKLTDEQINQILSSGTAQQTFDIRAEVSGYVTQKKVNTGDYVRRGQTIYEIADLSRIWVLFDVYESDLPWIKKGDKITYTIESLPGEKFEGTIDYLDPVINPKTRVAKARIGQSNKDLKLKPEMFVSGKVEAKLPQTDALVVPKTAVMWTGERSVVYVKSETDQGVYFNMREVDLGPALGESYVIEDGLQKSEEIVVNGTFSIDAAAQLAGKPSMMSPEGGTAPTVHNHGGMNMENNEQSSTIESVEVDPEFVKQLTAFYEAYLKMNEAFIATDAAKVSAEAKNTSAALATVQMELLKGDTHMAWMDQLNILKPSLQKIGNSSDIDEQRLEYATFNPAFYKSLKMFGLDNETAYYQFCPMANNDQGAFWLSETKEIRNPYFGEMMLSCGETQDTIK, from the coding sequence ATGAATACGAATAGAAAAACAATACTAATAGTGCTGTCAACACTGGCAATTGGCTTGTTGCTGGGGTGGTTGATATTTGGCGGTTCAGAAGCCAAAGTTACAGAGGAACATCAGCATGAACACAGTGCGGAAGAAGTAGCCGAAGAAACGATCTGGACTTGTTCGATGCACCCGCAAATTCGTCAGCACGAACCCGGCGACTGCCCCATTTGTGGTATGGATTTAATTCCGATAGAGGAAGAACAGAATGGCGCAATTGCCCCGAATGCAGTAAGTATGTCGGCTACAGCAATGCAACTGGCCAATATTCAAACAGCCGTTGTTGGCGCTGCAGAACCGCTTAAAGTGGTACGTCTCGACGGAAAGGTTCAGGAAGATGAACGGCTGATTTTTTCACAATCGTCGCATATTCCAGGCAGAATTGAAGATTTACTGGTGAATTTTACCGGCGACTACGTAAAAAAAGGTCGGGTGATCGCTTCCGTTTATTCACCCGATTTGGTTACTGCGCAGGAAGAATTATTTGAAGCGCAAAAAATAAAAGATTCGCAACCACAGCTTTTTGCGGCGGCTAAAGAAAAGCTTAAAAACTGGAAGCTCACCGACGAGCAGATCAACCAGATTTTATCTTCAGGAACAGCACAGCAAACATTCGATATAAGAGCTGAAGTATCAGGTTATGTAACGCAGAAAAAGGTGAACACCGGCGATTATGTACGCAGAGGACAAACCATTTACGAGATTGCTGATCTTTCAAGAATCTGGGTGCTTTTTGATGTGTATGAATCGGACCTGCCCTGGATTAAAAAAGGCGACAAAATAACATATACAATTGAGTCGTTACCCGGCGAAAAATTTGAAGGAACGATTGATTACCTTGATCCGGTTATCAATCCAAAAACAAGGGTCGCAAAAGCGCGCATTGGTCAATCCAACAAGGACTTGAAACTGAAACCTGAAATGTTTGTATCCGGTAAGGTGGAGGCAAAACTGCCACAAACCGATGCTCTTGTGGTTCCGAAAACAGCAGTTATGTGGACAGGAGAACGTTCGGTGGTGTACGTTAAATCAGAAACCGATCAGGGCGTGTATTTCAACATGCGCGAGGTAGATCTTGGCCCGGCCCTTGGTGAAAGTTACGTTATTGAGGATGGTCTTCAAAAAAGTGAAGAAATTGTAGTAAACGGCACATTTAGTATTGATGCAGCCGCTCAGTTGGCAGGAAAACCAAGTATGATGAGTCCTGAAGGTGGTACTGCTCCAACTGTCCACAATCATGGCGGAATGAACATGGAGAACAATGAGCAAAGTTCAACGATAGAATCAGTAGAGGTTGATCCGGAATTTGTAAAACAGCTTACCGCATTTTACGAAGCCTACCTAAAAATGAATGAGGCTTTTATTGCAACCGATGCAGCCAAAGTAAGTGCTGAAGCAAAGAATACATCTGCAGCTCTTGCAACTGTTCAAATGGAATTGTTAAAAGGCGATACGCACATGGCCTGGATGGATCAGCTGAATATTCTGAAACCATCGTTGCAAAAAATTGGTAACAGCAGCGATATTGACGAGCAAAGATTAGAATACGCCACATTTAACCCGGCGTTCTACAAAAGCCTGAAGATGTTCGGGCTGGATAACGAAACAGCTTATTACCAGTTCTGCCCCATGGCCAACAACGACCAGGGAGCTTTCTGGCTAAGCGAGACAAAAGAGATCCGAAATCCATATTTCGGAGAAATGATGCTGAGTTGCGGGGAAACCCAAGACACGATAAAATGA
- a CDS encoding cation transporter, producing the protein MKTKVLSLVALFMMGAFTVLAGNKTKKIKVYGNCGMCESRIEKAVNALDGVSKADWDKETKMLEVTFDDTKTDIHKVHMAVAAVGHDTDMHKAKDEVYDKLPSCCKYDRSAEIKMEEEHEGHMH; encoded by the coding sequence ATGAAAACAAAAGTTTTAAGTTTAGTAGCCCTATTTATGATGGGAGCATTTACCGTTTTAGCTGGAAATAAAACGAAAAAAATTAAAGTGTACGGAAACTGCGGAATGTGTGAAAGCCGGATCGAAAAAGCAGTTAATGCACTTGACGGTGTTTCAAAAGCAGATTGGGACAAAGAAACCAAAATGCTCGAAGTAACTTTCGACGATACAAAAACCGACATTCACAAAGTACACATGGCAGTTGCAGCTGTTGGTCATGATACCGATATGCACAAGGCTAAAGACGAAGTTTACGACAAACTTCCAAGCTGCTGCAAATACGACCGATCTGCAGAAATCAAAATGGAAGAAGAACACGAGGGACATATGCATTAA
- a CDS encoding DUF302 domain-containing protein, which yields MKYYIETTIETDFDSAVEKVKEELKKEGFGVLSEIDIHEKLKEKLDVDFKKYKILGACNPPKAFEALKAEDYIGLMLPCNVVVQESSHSNKINVSAIDPVASMMAVNNAAIEPIAHEIKEKLTHAIRQL from the coding sequence ATGAAGTACTATATTGAAACAACCATTGAAACTGACTTTGACTCAGCCGTAGAAAAAGTAAAAGAAGAACTAAAAAAAGAAGGATTCGGAGTATTATCAGAAATTGATATTCACGAAAAACTAAAAGAGAAACTGGATGTGGATTTCAAAAAATATAAAATACTTGGCGCCTGTAATCCACCAAAAGCTTTTGAAGCCCTGAAAGCTGAAGATTATATTGGCTTAATGCTTCCGTGTAATGTTGTGGTGCAGGAGTCGTCTCATTCAAATAAAATCAATGTTTCTGCTATCGATCCGGTTGCTTCGATGATGGCCGTTAACAATGCTGCCATCGAACCAATAGCCCATGAAATAAAAGAGAAACTAACACATGCCATCCGACAATTGTAG
- a CDS encoding efflux RND transporter periplasmic adaptor subunit produces the protein MKLKFLWVAAIAFLLFSCHQNSPHDSEAEHDHEHEKIQYTEYSNDFELFAEADAMVIGEHANILAHFTFLENFKPLESGKITAKLVVNGKTISQTLNEPLRKGIYSLELEPTTTGEGKLYFDIETKGQRFEVIVHDVDVFANDEELHNHHDHGDEPSVVNATVFTKEQSWKIDFATALPQEQEFGPVIKTVAKIEPARGEEEIIASKASGLVLFSNNNLVEGKQVANGEKLFTISSSEMAENNFAVQLAEAKSNYETSKANYERKSELVKDRLVSEQELLNAKNAYETRKVVYENLSKNFNASGQMVKSKMSGFVKQIFVSNGQYVVAGQPLVSITQNNKLLLTAQVQQKYLSLLPSINTANITTMHDSKTYTLEELNGKILSYGKSASSDSYLFPVSLEIGNHAGFAPGTFVEVFLKTMTNSKAITVPNSALLEEQGIYYVFIQVTPEMFEKREVKISETDGLRTEVISGLSADERIVTQGAMQVKLAKSTGALDPHAGHVH, from the coding sequence ATGAAATTGAAATTTTTATGGGTGGCAGCAATAGCTTTTCTATTGTTTTCATGCCATCAAAACTCACCCCATGACAGCGAAGCTGAACATGATCATGAACACGAGAAAATTCAATACACTGAATACAGCAACGATTTTGAATTGTTTGCAGAAGCCGACGCGATGGTAATCGGCGAGCACGCAAATATACTAGCACATTTTACTTTTCTCGAAAATTTCAAACCACTTGAATCAGGAAAAATAACCGCGAAACTTGTCGTGAATGGTAAAACAATAAGCCAAACGTTGAATGAACCGCTTCGGAAAGGCATTTACAGTCTTGAACTGGAACCAACAACCACAGGTGAAGGGAAGTTGTATTTTGATATCGAAACCAAAGGTCAACGATTTGAAGTTATCGTTCATGATGTTGACGTCTTTGCCAACGATGAAGAACTCCATAACCATCACGACCACGGGGACGAACCATCGGTAGTAAATGCTACCGTATTCACAAAAGAACAGTCGTGGAAGATTGATTTTGCAACTGCTTTGCCACAGGAACAAGAATTTGGTCCTGTCATTAAAACAGTGGCAAAAATAGAACCTGCACGCGGCGAAGAAGAGATTATTGCTTCAAAAGCTTCTGGCTTGGTACTGTTCTCCAACAATAATTTGGTTGAAGGGAAACAAGTGGCCAATGGCGAAAAACTTTTTACAATTTCTTCCAGCGAAATGGCGGAGAACAATTTTGCCGTTCAACTGGCCGAAGCTAAAAGCAATTACGAAACCAGCAAAGCAAATTACGAGCGAAAATCAGAACTGGTAAAAGACCGCCTCGTATCAGAGCAGGAATTACTGAATGCAAAAAATGCATATGAAACCAGAAAAGTAGTTTATGAGAACCTTTCGAAGAACTTCAATGCATCCGGTCAAATGGTAAAAAGTAAAATGAGTGGTTTTGTGAAACAGATTTTCGTAAGCAACGGTCAATATGTGGTTGCCGGACAGCCTTTGGTGAGCATTACCCAAAACAATAAATTACTGCTTACCGCACAGGTTCAACAGAAATACCTTTCGTTGTTGCCGTCGATAAATACTGCCAACATTACTACCATGCATGATAGTAAAACATATACGCTAGAAGAGTTGAACGGCAAAATACTCTCATACGGGAAGTCGGCAAGCAGTGATTCCTACCTGTTTCCGGTAAGTCTTGAAATTGGGAATCATGCAGGATTTGCTCCGGGAACTTTCGTTGAAGTATTTCTGAAAACAATGACCAATTCAAAAGCCATTACAGTTCCAAACAGTGCTTTGTTGGAAGAACAGGGCATTTACTATGTTTTTATTCAGGTAACACCCGAAATGTTTGAAAAACGCGAGGTAAAAATTAGTGAAACCGATGGTTTACGTACCGAAGTAATTTCAGGATTAAGTGCCGATGAGCGAATTGTAACGCAGGGTGCCATGCAGGTAAAACTGGCAAAATCAACCGGAGCTTTAGATCCACATGCCGGTCATGTTCACTAA
- a CDS encoding efflux RND transporter permease subunit: MINNIIKFSLNNKYLIILCSVVLVVFGIYTAKNMDIDVFPDLTAPTVIVMTDAHGMAPEEVERLVTYPIETAVNGAMGVRRVRSTSGLGFSFVWVDFDWGTDVYKARQVVSEKLITVQEAMPDNVAEPILAPQSSVMGEIFFMGLQADTTDLMTLRSIAEWDIQPVILATGGVSQVTIIGGDYKQYQVLADPLKMNFYGVSINELADACREMSQNSTGKIVREHGNEYVVRGVARTSKLEELGNTFIKTVDGKPIRVNDVAEVKIGSAVKMGYASHNAKKSIIISVSKQPKTNTLEVTENIEQKLEAMKATLPPDVTINTKIFRQADFIETSVNNVQRALLEGAVLVIIILFLFLGSFRTTVISLLAIPLSLLGSVIILNLFGLNINTMSLGGMTIAIGSLVDDAIIDVENVYKRLRQNFQLPKGERQSSFAVVYEASKEIRASILNATLIIIVAFMPLFFLSGMEGRMLKPLGVAYIVSLFMSLIVAMTLTPLLSKMMLSSDNYLSRKSKESWLARSLTVGYERSLIWVLKHKKVVVFPILGLFVVSLYIFSGFGRSFLPEFNEGALTLSVITQPGSSLEVSDQLGNLVETEILSIPEVNSTARRTGRGELDTHSQSTNSAEIDVNFTLNDRELETFLQDVRSKLSGVPGIAFTVGQPLGHRIDHMLSGTRANIAIKLFGSDLNRMFQMGNEIKSSIVDIDGLVDVNVEQQVEIPQIQIRPNRDMLAFYGIPIHEFNEFVDIALGGEKMADIYEGQQTYDLLLRYKTDYTDKLEGIKNALIDTYDGKKIPLNEVAEVVSASGPNSISRENVKRKLVISANVAGRDLHSVVEEIKQSVNENIDLPEGYRVEYGGQFESEEKASRMLLLTSIAALFVIFLLLFQEFKNFKLAGIILLNLPLALIGGIFAIMLTSGMLSIPAIIGFITLFGIATRNGILLVSRYQSLEQQGEKLYETLVHGSKDRLLPILMTALTAALALIPLATKGDLPGNEIQSPMAQVILGGLLTSTILNIYVVPIVYYALSKNGNSKKEENVH, translated from the coding sequence ATGATTAACAATATTATAAAGTTCTCGCTAAACAACAAATACCTTATTATTTTGTGCTCGGTGGTGCTGGTAGTGTTTGGAATATACACGGCAAAAAACATGGACATTGACGTGTTTCCCGACCTTACAGCGCCTACCGTAATTGTAATGACCGATGCTCATGGAATGGCTCCTGAAGAAGTGGAGCGCCTGGTTACCTACCCCATTGAAACGGCAGTAAACGGTGCGATGGGCGTGCGACGCGTGCGCTCAACGTCAGGGCTTGGATTTTCATTTGTATGGGTCGATTTCGATTGGGGCACCGACGTTTACAAAGCACGCCAAGTAGTAAGTGAAAAACTAATTACCGTGCAGGAAGCTATGCCCGACAATGTGGCTGAACCAATTCTTGCTCCTCAATCGAGTGTAATGGGCGAAATATTTTTTATGGGCCTGCAAGCCGACACAACCGATCTGATGACTTTGCGTTCGATCGCCGAATGGGATATTCAGCCGGTAATTCTGGCAACAGGCGGTGTTTCGCAGGTTACCATTATTGGTGGCGATTATAAACAATACCAGGTGCTGGCCGATCCGTTAAAAATGAATTTTTACGGTGTTTCCATCAACGAGCTGGCCGATGCCTGCCGCGAAATGAGCCAGAATTCAACAGGTAAAATCGTCCGCGAACATGGTAACGAATATGTAGTGCGTGGTGTAGCGCGTACTTCAAAACTTGAAGAACTGGGAAACACTTTTATAAAGACTGTAGATGGCAAACCGATTCGCGTAAACGATGTTGCCGAAGTAAAAATTGGCAGCGCCGTAAAAATGGGTTACGCTTCACACAATGCCAAAAAGTCGATTATAATTTCGGTTTCGAAACAGCCCAAAACCAATACACTGGAGGTTACTGAAAACATCGAACAAAAGCTGGAAGCCATGAAAGCTACGCTGCCGCCCGATGTAACTATAAATACTAAAATATTCCGTCAGGCCGATTTTATAGAAACCTCGGTTAATAACGTACAACGTGCTTTGCTCGAAGGTGCAGTGCTGGTTATTATTATCCTGTTTTTGTTTTTAGGAAGTTTCAGAACAACAGTGATTTCATTGTTAGCGATTCCACTTTCGTTGCTCGGATCGGTAATTATATTGAACCTTTTTGGTCTCAACATCAACACCATGAGTTTGGGTGGAATGACCATCGCCATCGGTTCGCTGGTTGACGATGCCATTATCGACGTGGAGAATGTGTACAAACGTCTCCGGCAGAATTTCCAGTTACCAAAAGGCGAACGGCAAAGTTCTTTCGCAGTGGTTTACGAAGCCTCAAAAGAAATCAGGGCTTCTATTTTAAATGCAACGCTAATCATCATTGTGGCTTTTATGCCGCTCTTCTTCCTTTCAGGAATGGAAGGCCGCATGCTGAAACCTCTTGGTGTGGCCTACATTGTTTCGCTATTTATGTCGCTGATCGTTGCGATGACATTAACTCCGCTTCTTTCGAAGATGATGTTGTCGAGCGATAACTATTTATCGCGGAAATCAAAAGAAAGCTGGCTGGCACGAAGCCTCACTGTTGGCTATGAACGTTCGCTGATTTGGGTGCTGAAGCATAAAAAGGTAGTGGTATTCCCAATCCTTGGTTTGTTTGTGGTTTCGCTGTATATTTTCTCAGGTTTTGGACGTAGTTTCCTGCCCGAATTTAACGAAGGAGCATTAACGCTCTCGGTAATTACACAACCCGGCTCTTCATTGGAAGTTAGTGATCAACTTGGTAATCTTGTTGAAACCGAGATACTTTCCATTCCGGAAGTAAACAGCACCGCCCGACGTACCGGACGTGGCGAACTGGACACGCACTCGCAAAGTACCAACAGTGCAGAAATCGATGTGAATTTTACGCTAAATGACCGCGAGTTGGAGACATTTTTACAGGACGTACGAAGCAAACTTTCCGGCGTTCCGGGAATTGCATTTACGGTTGGTCAGCCTTTGGGACACCGCATCGACCACATGCTTTCGGGAACCCGCGCCAACATTGCCATAAAACTGTTTGGCTCCGATTTAAACCGGATGTTTCAAATGGGTAACGAGATTAAATCAAGCATTGTAGATATTGATGGATTAGTAGACGTCAACGTTGAACAGCAGGTTGAAATTCCGCAAATACAAATCCGTCCTAACCGCGATATGTTGGCCTTTTACGGCATTCCGATTCACGAATTCAACGAATTTGTTGATATCGCGCTTGGCGGTGAAAAAATGGCCGATATTTATGAAGGACAACAAACGTATGATTTGCTGCTTCGTTATAAAACCGATTACACCGATAAACTGGAAGGAATTAAAAATGCACTGATCGATACTTACGACGGAAAAAAGATTCCATTAAACGAGGTAGCAGAAGTTGTTTCGGCCAGCGGCCCTAATTCCATCAGTCGCGAAAATGTAAAACGCAAACTGGTAATTTCTGCAAATGTTGCCGGTCGCGACCTGCACAGCGTGGTAGAAGAGATCAAACAAAGTGTAAACGAGAATATCGACTTACCTGAAGGCTATCGCGTTGAATACGGCGGACAATTCGAAAGCGAAGAAAAAGCTTCGCGCATGTTGCTACTCACATCTATTGCAGCACTTTTTGTGATCTTCCTGCTTCTATTCCAGGAATTCAAAAACTTTAAACTGGCAGGTATTATTTTGCTTAATCTACCGCTGGCATTGATCGGTGGAATTTTTGCCATCATGCTAACATCGGGAATGTTGAGTATTCCGGCAATTATTGGTTTTATCACACTTTTTGGTATCGCTACCCGAAACGGAATTTTGTTGGTATCGCGTTACCAAAGTCTGGAGCAACAAGGCGAAAAACTCTACGAAACGCTGGTACATGGATCGAAAGACCGTTTATTACCTATTTTAATGACGGCGTTAACGGCTGCTCTGGCGCTAATTCCACTGGCAACAAAAGGCGATCTTCCGGGTAACGAAATACAAAGCCCTATGGCGCAGGTAATTTTGGGAGGTTTGCTCACATCAACCATCCTGAATATTTATGTAGTGCCTATCGTTTACTATGCCTTAAGCAAAAATGGAAACTCTAAAAAAGAAGAAAATGTCCACTAA
- a CDS encoding TolC family protein codes for MKQVILTIISILALSQFVSAQNSIEALLTEIENNNTTLSAIRKTVDAEKMGNKTGIQLQNPEVEFHYLWGDPSAIGTRKDFSVQQSFDFPSAYAYRNQIADMKNEQVELEYKKQKMDIFLQVRLICAKLTYQNALKAEYQKRQKNANQIAKSVETKLNAGEANILDQNKAKVTLLNTEAELRHIGIQRQTLLQQLATLNGGNAVDFDETTFPTVPIDNDFEKWAAQAAANNPLLAWLEQEIAISDKNTQLQKAQSLPKLNAGYMSEKVVGESFRGVTVGLSIPLFENKNTVKYAQLKNEAAQHRETDEKLRFYNEMKTLHAKAIAIQQNITQFREQLSLQSDLELLRKALDKGSISLTEYLFELTVYYDSLEKLLDMEKELSITKAQLLIYS; via the coding sequence ATGAAACAAGTAATACTCACAATTATATCGATTCTGGCTCTTAGTCAATTTGTGTCGGCACAAAACAGCATCGAAGCATTACTGACTGAAATTGAGAATAACAACACCACGCTTTCGGCCATCAGAAAAACGGTTGACGCTGAAAAAATGGGCAATAAAACAGGTATTCAACTGCAAAATCCTGAAGTGGAATTTCACTATTTGTGGGGCGATCCGTCGGCAATTGGAACGCGTAAAGATTTCAGCGTTCAACAGTCGTTTGATTTTCCGTCGGCATATGCCTACCGCAACCAAATTGCTGACATGAAAAATGAGCAGGTGGAACTGGAATACAAAAAACAGAAGATGGATATTTTTCTTCAAGTGCGGCTGATTTGTGCTAAACTCACCTATCAGAATGCGCTGAAAGCAGAATACCAAAAGCGACAGAAAAATGCCAACCAGATCGCAAAGTCGGTTGAAACAAAGCTGAATGCCGGAGAAGCCAATATACTGGATCAGAACAAAGCAAAAGTTACGCTATTAAATACGGAAGCCGAACTTCGCCACATTGGAATTCAACGACAGACGCTATTACAGCAATTGGCAACTCTAAACGGAGGAAATGCGGTTGATTTTGATGAGACGACTTTTCCAACTGTTCCTATCGATAACGATTTTGAAAAGTGGGCAGCACAAGCTGCAGCTAACAATCCGCTACTAGCATGGTTAGAACAGGAAATTGCCATTTCAGATAAAAACACACAATTGCAAAAAGCGCAAAGCCTGCCAAAACTAAATGCGGGTTATATGAGTGAAAAAGTAGTTGGCGAGAGTTTTCGAGGAGTTACAGTTGGTCTTTCAATACCATTATTCGAGAATAAGAACACCGTGAAATATGCGCAGTTGAAAAATGAAGCGGCCCAACATCGTGAGACTGATGAAAAGCTACGTTTTTACAACGAAATGAAAACCTTACATGCCAAGGCAATCGCAATTCAGCAAAACATAACGCAATTTCGTGAGCAGCTATCGTTGCAAAGCGATCTTGAATTGTTGCGTAAAGCGCTGGACAAAGGCTCAATTTCATTAACCGAGTATTTATTTGAGCTGACAGTGTATTACGACAGCCTTGAAAAACTGCTTGATATGGAAAAGGAATTAAGCATTACCAAAGCGCAATTGTTGATTTACAGCTAA
- a CDS encoding anhydro-N-acetylmuramic acid kinase yields the protein MKYYIGIMSGTSMDGIDTVLVTFEDSSIQIIKSYTQAFPNDLKTEMYRLLNNYQSSLQKLGEIDHQLAVSYADAVENLLKDTGVALEQVEAIGCHGQTFFHAPVSRFPFTIQLGNGNLLAAKTGIKTIMDFRRMDMAFGGEGAPLAPAFHQAYFSDVQEKRVILNLGGIANITILSEEDDSKVTGFDTGPANCLMDSWIQYIKGEKFDKDGLWATSGKVIPKLLNTMLKDNYFKLPAPKSTGRELFNMNWLNNHLEKIKEYKNEDIQATLLELTAISVSESVKKYAPETNAVYACGGGAFNKQLLNRLSNCLSNIKVSTTGDLGVAPQQVEAVAFAWLAMRRVNNLSGNLPSVTGASRKVLLGTIFDPGTF from the coding sequence ATGAAATATTATATCGGAATAATGTCCGGCACCAGTATGGATGGGATAGATACAGTGTTGGTTACTTTTGAAGATAGTAGCATTCAAATCATTAAAAGTTACACACAGGCTTTCCCAAATGATTTAAAAACGGAGATGTACCGGTTATTAAACAACTATCAAAGTTCGTTGCAGAAACTTGGCGAAATTGATCATCAATTGGCTGTAAGTTATGCTGATGCGGTAGAAAATCTTTTAAAAGACACAGGAGTTGCTTTAGAACAGGTAGAAGCAATTGGCTGTCATGGGCAAACTTTTTTTCATGCTCCTGTTTCCCGTTTCCCTTTCACTATTCAATTGGGCAATGGTAACCTTCTTGCTGCTAAAACAGGGATTAAAACAATTATGGATTTCCGGCGTATGGACATGGCTTTTGGTGGCGAAGGTGCTCCATTGGCACCGGCTTTTCACCAGGCATATTTTAGCGATGTGCAGGAAAAACGGGTAATATTAAATTTGGGGGGAATTGCAAATATTACAATACTTTCAGAAGAAGATGACAGTAAAGTTACAGGTTTTGATACCGGCCCTGCAAATTGTTTGATGGATTCGTGGATACAATACATTAAAGGTGAAAAATTTGACAAAGATGGTTTATGGGCAACATCAGGAAAGGTAATTCCGAAATTGCTGAATACTATGCTGAAGGATAACTATTTTAAGCTGCCAGCCCCCAAAAGTACCGGCCGCGAATTATTTAATATGAATTGGCTGAATAATCACCTCGAAAAAATTAAGGAATATAAAAACGAAGATATTCAGGCTACTTTACTGGAATTAACGGCAATTAGCGTTTCTGAGTCAGTGAAAAAGTATGCTCCCGAAACAAATGCGGTATATGCTTGCGGGGGAGGAGCGTTTAATAAACAATTGCTAAACAGGCTTAGCAACTGTTTATCAAACATAAAAGTGTCAACTACTGGAGATTTGGGGGTTGCTCCCCAACAGGTTGAAGCTGTTGCATTTGCATGGCTGGCTATGCGGAGAGTAAATAATCTGTCTGGTAATTTACCTTCGGTAACCGGTGCCAGCCGAAAAGTTTTGCTGGGAACAATTTTTGATCCCGGGACATTTTAA